Proteins encoded together in one Leucoraja erinacea ecotype New England chromosome 30, Leri_hhj_1, whole genome shotgun sequence window:
- the LOC129711422 gene encoding somatostatin-2-like, with protein sequence MQFLWMASLLSVLLLASSVTAAPLEDRLSLRLNRGLNKERNEVIAKLVSGLLDSGSNQMGSESTFPNPEDMEEEKLEQRAVISKLPNRNNENDCNNFFWKTFTYC encoded by the exons ATGCAGTTTCTGTGGATGGCAAGCCTCCTGTCTGTGCTGCTCTTGGCATCAAGTGTAACGGCAGCACCCCTGGAAGACAGGCTGAGTCTTCGGTTGAATCGG GGTCTGAACAAGGAGAGGAACGAGGTTATCGCGAAGCTCGTATCCGGACTGCTAGACTCCGGCAGCAAtcagatggggagtgagagcaccTTCCCGAACCCCGAGGACATGGAGGAGGAGAAACTGGAGCAGAGGGCCGTCATCAGTAAGTTGCCCAATAGAAACAACGAAAACGACTGCAACAATTTCTTTTGGAAGACCTTTACCTACTGCTGA